From a region of the Gymnogyps californianus isolate 813 chromosome 22, ASM1813914v2, whole genome shotgun sequence genome:
- the SESN2 gene encoding sestrin-2 → MLVAGSPCCPAGLEEYRGCGARRGGEDRGVKVPRQLGKGPSAFIPLGEILQEGAESSLRQLLIEAFVSAGRVDNITMVMGLHPQYLSSFWKTQYLLLRMDGPLPYHKRHYIAIMAAARHQCSYLVGLHMGEFLQVGGNPAWLQGLHCAPQKLRNLNEINKLLAHRPWLITKEHIKALLKTGENSWSLAELVQALVLLTHYHSLASFVFGCGINPEEDQDGGHGCRPPSPHSDSSPASDDSMGGSGGKDAMEEVEVLMERMKLLQESQLEEEGVTQEEMATRFELEKTESLLVAPSDIADHSLQSNILCFVEDPEFGYKDFTRRGEQAPPTFRAQDYTWEDHGYSLINRLYPDVGQLLDEKFQVVYNLTYNTIAMHCGVDTSMLRRAIWNYVHCVFGIRYDDYDYGEVNQLLERSLKIYIKTVACYPEKTTKRMYTQFWRHFKHSEKVHINLLLLEARMQAALLYALRAVTRYMT, encoded by the exons ATGCTGGTGGCCGGCTCGCCGTGCTGCCCCGCCGGGCTGGAGGAGTaccggggctgcggggctcggcggggcggcGAG GACAGAGGGGTCAAGGTCCCCCGGCAGCTGGGGAAGGGCCCCAGCGCCTTCATCCCCCTGGGAGAG ATCCTGCAGGAAGGTGCGGAGAGCAGCCTGCGCCAGCTCCTCATCGAGGCCTTCGTCTCGGCGGGCAGGGTGGACAACATCACCATGGTCATGGGGCTGCACCCCCAGTATCTCAGCAGCTTCTGGAAGACCCAGTACCTCCTGCTGCGCATGGACGGGCCCCTGCCCTACCACAAGCGCCACTACATCGCCATCATG GCAGCAGCCCGGCACCAGTGCTCCTACCTGGTGGGCTTGCACATGGGGGAGTTCCTGCAGGTGGGGGGCAATCCGGCgtggctgcaggggctgcaCTGTGCCCCCCAAAAACTCAGGAACCTCAATGAGATCAACAAACTGCTGGCGCACCGGCCCTGGCTCATCACCAAGGAGCACATCAAG GCTCTGCTGAAGACGGGGGAGAATAGCTGGTCGCTGGCGGAGCTGGTGCAGGCCCTGGTGCTCCTCACCCACTACCACTCGCTCGCCTCCTTCGTCTTTGGCTGCGGCATCAACCCCGAGGAGGACCAGGATGGGGGGCATGGCTGCCGGCCCCCCTCACCCCACAGCgacagcagccctgcctctgaTGACAGCATGGGGGGCTCTGGG GGCAAAGATGCCatggaggaggtggaggtgctgATGGAGAGGATGAAGCTGCTGCAGGAAAgccagctggaggaggagggtgtcACGCAGGAGGAGATGGCGACGCGCTTTGAGCTGGAGAAGACGGAGAGTTTGCTGGTCGCTCCCTCGG ATATTGCAGATCACTCCCTGCAGTCCAACATCCTCTGCTTCGTGGAGGACCCCGAGTTCGGCTACAAGGACTTCACGCGGAGGGGCGAGCAGGCACCCCCTACGTTCCGTGCACAG GATTACACCTGGGAGGACCACGGCTACTCGCTGATCAACCGCCTCTACCCCGACGTGGGGCAGCTCCTGGACGAGAAGTTCCAGGTCGTCTACAACCTGACGTACAACACCATCGCCATGCACTGCGGCGTGGACACGTCCATGCTGCGCAGGGCCATCTGGAACTACGTCCACTGCGTCTTTGGCATCCG CTATGACGACTACGACTACGGGGAGGTGAACCAGCTCCTGGAGCGCAGCTTGAAGATCTACATCAAGACAGTGGCTTGCTACCCAGAGAAGACGACCAAGCGGATGTACACGCAGTTCTGGAGACACTTCAAGCACTCGGAGAAG GTGCACATCAACCTGCTCTTGCTGGAGGCTCGGATGCAGGCGGCTCTGCTCTACGCCCTGAGAGCTGTCACCCGCTACATGACCTGA